From the genome of Novipirellula aureliae, one region includes:
- the hrpB gene encoding ATP-dependent helicase HrpB: MNSIDTNDLPVAACLPEILRAASSSHPVVLKAPPGAGKTTLVPLALLHNDTVTEGQILLIQPRRIAARAAASRLSHLNGTPLGKTIGYHVRFDRCASSDTKVLVLTTGMLLRRLTIDPLLENVGCVILDEFHERSSELDLALGMIERIRSTLREELKVIVMSATLEPEPIVEFFRRSGTLAIAIESAGRSYPVDIHYASSLSRQPIDRQVLDVLPNVLEQTAGHVLIFLPGVGEIKRVHRAIQNLQISPEYDVFDLYGDLTASAQDEVIRPSQRRKVILSTNVAETSVTIPGVTAVIDSGLSRMMTFRPQIGLPSLRRVPISQASADQRAGRAGRTEPGICCRLWPKAAHHSRRENDLPEIQRADFSRAAMMLSAWGERETLDFPWLTPPSQASIDQSKKLLQRMDAINDQCQLTATGQRMVALPLHPRIARFLIAANDCGLPLRSAALAAALMTERSPFSNRSQVPGLIDQIAAMSRFVDGDRSLEVSTSAAKQMERVSNQLIRTMGTKSLAEHASDPHLDHGANRSLLSRALLAAFPDRVARRRDENREKAVMVGGRGVRLRGEALTSDANLFVCIDVDDKGVDADVRTAIAIQQDWLSDHLLQVNQEYEFDPSRESVIARRREYYDDLMLSESPIQCKPSDAVAQQLFDASRGRCSELVRGQNRDAEMFLTRSRLLAKWMPELKLPMLDDDAISEVLKELCRTRTSIAELRSAPWLAMMKAKFDYSQQQQLERFAPERLVVPSGNSIRIEYHEEKPPTMRVKLQELFGWTETPTIAGGRVKIQLHLLGPNRRPQQITDDLASFWKNTYQTVRKDLRSRYPKHDWPVDPLSAKATHNGLKPRTN, encoded by the coding sequence TTGAACTCCATTGATACGAATGATTTGCCGGTTGCGGCATGCCTGCCTGAGATACTTCGCGCAGCTTCCTCATCACATCCCGTCGTGCTGAAAGCACCGCCGGGTGCTGGGAAGACAACGTTGGTGCCGCTCGCCCTGCTGCACAACGACACGGTTACGGAGGGGCAGATTCTACTGATTCAACCACGCCGCATCGCCGCTCGTGCCGCCGCCAGTCGTTTGTCGCATCTCAACGGTACGCCGCTTGGCAAAACGATTGGCTATCACGTCCGTTTCGATCGCTGTGCCAGCTCTGACACAAAAGTTTTAGTATTGACGACTGGCATGTTGCTCAGGCGTTTAACGATCGATCCCTTATTGGAAAATGTAGGCTGCGTGATCCTTGATGAATTCCATGAACGTAGCTCCGAACTCGACTTGGCGTTGGGGATGATCGAGCGAATTCGCTCAACGCTACGAGAAGAGTTGAAAGTAATTGTCATGTCAGCAACCCTCGAACCGGAGCCAATTGTCGAGTTTTTTCGCCGATCGGGAACCCTCGCAATCGCGATCGAATCGGCTGGCCGATCCTACCCGGTTGATATCCACTATGCGTCATCGCTAAGTCGGCAGCCAATCGATCGGCAGGTTTTAGACGTTTTGCCGAACGTGCTTGAACAAACAGCCGGCCATGTGCTTATTTTTCTGCCTGGCGTTGGCGAAATCAAACGCGTGCACCGCGCGATACAGAACCTACAAATCTCGCCGGAGTATGACGTCTTTGATTTGTATGGAGATTTGACGGCATCGGCACAGGATGAAGTGATCCGGCCGAGCCAGCGACGCAAAGTGATCCTTTCGACCAATGTTGCCGAGACGTCGGTCACGATTCCAGGAGTGACTGCAGTAATCGACAGTGGGCTATCACGGATGATGACGTTCCGTCCCCAAATCGGTTTGCCGTCGCTGCGACGGGTGCCGATCTCCCAGGCGTCGGCTGACCAACGTGCGGGACGAGCAGGGCGTACCGAACCAGGAATCTGTTGTCGCTTGTGGCCGAAGGCGGCTCATCATTCACGAAGAGAGAATGACTTACCCGAAATCCAGCGAGCCGATTTCAGTCGTGCTGCGATGATGCTCTCCGCATGGGGTGAACGCGAAACACTTGACTTTCCCTGGTTAACCCCACCAAGTCAAGCGAGTATCGATCAATCGAAAAAACTGCTTCAACGAATGGATGCAATCAACGACCAATGTCAATTGACGGCGACCGGGCAACGAATGGTTGCGTTGCCGCTGCACCCGCGTATCGCTCGTTTCTTGATAGCAGCGAATGATTGTGGTTTGCCGCTCCGCAGCGCAGCGCTCGCGGCCGCTTTGATGACCGAGCGAAGCCCCTTTTCGAACCGGTCACAGGTCCCTGGGCTAATCGATCAAATCGCAGCGATGAGTCGTTTCGTGGATGGTGATCGATCGCTGGAAGTGTCAACGTCGGCGGCCAAGCAAATGGAAAGGGTTTCGAACCAGTTGATTCGAACGATGGGCACAAAGTCGTTGGCTGAGCATGCGAGCGATCCGCATCTTGACCACGGGGCAAACCGATCGTTGCTCTCACGCGCTCTGTTGGCCGCGTTCCCTGATCGTGTCGCCCGCCGCCGCGATGAGAATCGTGAAAAAGCGGTTATGGTTGGCGGGCGTGGAGTCCGTCTTCGCGGCGAAGCGTTGACGAGCGATGCGAATCTGTTTGTCTGTATCGATGTGGATGATAAAGGGGTCGATGCCGACGTCCGAACCGCCATTGCAATTCAACAAGACTGGCTTAGCGATCATTTGCTGCAAGTGAACCAAGAGTATGAATTTGATCCGTCACGTGAATCGGTCATTGCTCGGCGTCGCGAGTATTATGACGACTTGATGCTCAGCGAATCGCCGATTCAGTGCAAGCCAAGCGATGCCGTAGCCCAGCAGTTGTTTGATGCTTCACGAGGTCGATGTAGCGAGCTTGTTCGCGGTCAGAACCGTGATGCGGAAATGTTTCTAACTCGTTCACGCCTACTGGCCAAATGGATGCCTGAGCTGAAATTGCCAATGCTTGACGATGATGCGATAAGTGAAGTATTGAAAGAGTTATGCCGAACTCGCACCTCGATCGCCGAGCTCCGCTCCGCTCCTTGGCTGGCAATGATGAAAGCGAAATTTGATTATTCTCAACAACAACAGTTGGAAAGGTTTGCACCAGAACGGTTAGTCGTTCCGAGCGGCAATTCGATTCGCATAGAGTATCACGAGGAAAAGCCGCCGACGATGCGAGTGAAGTTGCAAGAGCTTTTCGGATGGACCGAGACGCCGACCATTGCCGGTGGTCGAGTGAAGATCCAATTGCATTTACTCGGCCCCAATCGGCGGCCCCAGCAAATCACGGATGACTTAGCCAGTTTTTGGAAAAACACCTATCAAACCGTTCGTAAGGATTTACGCAGTCGCTACCCCAAGCACGATTGGCCGGTTGACCCCTTGTCGGCAAAAGCGACCCACAACGGACTTAAGCCGCGAACGAATTAG
- a CDS encoding glycyl-radical enzyme activating protein, protein MLTEADTAIVFNIQHYSVHDGPGIRTTVFLKGCPLNCWWCHNPESRDGKPAIFMFPDRCIGCETCLTVCPENVAEPLDWNPAGRCDVERCTMCLECADACPAEARTVVGTPYGVDELMAEIDKDQVFYEQSGGGVTFSGGDPLGTRQNAAFLLSCLKACEKRGYHRAVDTAGFASRQTVLSVAPLTDLFLYDLKMLDDEKHRKYVGVSNQLILDNLRLLSSLDAEVWIRVPLIPGINDDDCNLDETAAFVSSLDRSYPIHLLPYHRIGSDKHRHLDEDYLLQTLDPPSDEEVARAAERLRAHSLEVIVGGSRDE, encoded by the coding sequence ATGCTCACCGAAGCTGATACGGCAATCGTATTTAACATCCAACATTACTCCGTTCACGATGGACCAGGAATTCGTACGACAGTGTTTTTGAAAGGCTGTCCGCTGAATTGTTGGTGGTGTCACAATCCTGAGAGCCGTGACGGAAAGCCTGCGATTTTCATGTTTCCTGATCGTTGTATCGGCTGCGAGACCTGCTTGACGGTGTGCCCCGAAAACGTCGCAGAACCGCTCGATTGGAACCCTGCCGGACGCTGCGATGTGGAGCGTTGTACGATGTGCCTAGAGTGCGCGGATGCCTGTCCAGCCGAAGCTAGAACCGTCGTAGGCACCCCTTATGGTGTCGACGAGTTGATGGCGGAAATCGACAAGGACCAAGTCTTCTACGAGCAATCGGGCGGTGGGGTGACCTTCTCGGGAGGCGATCCGCTCGGTACGCGACAAAATGCCGCATTCCTACTTTCGTGCCTAAAAGCTTGTGAAAAGCGAGGCTATCATCGTGCTGTCGATACCGCGGGGTTCGCATCGCGGCAAACGGTTCTGTCGGTCGCTCCGCTGACCGATTTGTTTCTCTATGATCTAAAAATGTTGGACGATGAGAAGCATCGAAAATACGTTGGAGTCAGCAACCAATTGATCCTCGACAACCTGCGATTACTCAGTTCGCTCGATGCCGAAGTTTGGATTCGCGTGCCATTGATTCCTGGGATCAATGACGATGATTGCAATTTGGACGAGACGGCTGCGTTCGTTTCTTCACTGGATCGCTCGTATCCAATTCACTTACTTCCTTATCATCGAATCGGTAGTGATAAGCACCGGCATCTCGATGAAGATTATTTACTACAAACATTGGATCCACCCTCGGATGAGGAGGTCGCACGCGCGGCGGAGCGGCTCAGAGCTCATTCATTAGAGGTCATTGTCGGAGGTTCGAGAGATGAATGA
- the hypD gene encoding trans-4-hydroxy-L-proline dehydratase has translation MNERVARLRQKSVDTKPSISAERARLLTEFYRDNEGKYSIPVLRAMAFKHLCEHKTIYIGDEELIVGERGPLPSVTPTFPELTCHSIDDLEILRSREKTSYGVPPEAIEVYRQQVIPYWRGRSIRDRVFPLLPQTWHDAYDAGVFTEFMEQRAPGHTVSDGKIYVKGLLDFKKEIADAEAKLDDLRDIEAFQKREQLSAMEIAADAAILFAHRHAELARQMAEQASEPTRKAELLRIADVCQRVPAYAPRDFREALQTYWFYHLGVITELNGWDSFNPGHLDQHLWPFYEREIAARTLDRESAKELLECWWVKFNNHPAPPKVGVTAAESGTYTDFANINLGGLRRDGTDAVTELSYLLLEVIDEMHILQPSNNVQLSRKNPDRFMKEAARVIRKGYGFPSVFNADGVVEQLLRQGKTLEDAREGGTSGCVESGAFGKEAYVLTGYFNLPKILELTLHNGFDPRTKKQLGPKTGDPSEFATFEDLFAAWQEQVNYFVELKIKGNHTFEQMYANYAPAPFLSIIIDDCIAKGQDYNAGGARYNTSYLQGVGIGSLTDSFAAIDQHVFRDRSLSMSDLLKYLERDFADQEKLRQLLLNKTAKYGNDNEYVDQIMVRCFNTFFNAVEGRPNVRGGEYHIDMLPTTCHVYFGSVLGASADGRRSGMPLSEGISPVQGADRKGPTAVFKSAAKMDHAKTGGTLLNMKFSPGLLKGEQGLANVTHLVRSYFKMDSHHVQFNVVDVDLLRRAQANPQAHRDLIVRVAGYSDYFCDLSQALQDEIIARTEHESY, from the coding sequence ATGAATGAACGTGTTGCCAGATTGCGTCAAAAGAGCGTTGACACGAAGCCCAGCATCAGTGCCGAGCGTGCTCGTTTGTTGACCGAATTCTACCGAGACAACGAGGGTAAATACTCGATCCCAGTATTGCGTGCAATGGCGTTTAAGCACCTTTGTGAGCACAAGACGATCTACATTGGGGATGAGGAATTGATCGTTGGTGAACGAGGGCCCCTGCCATCGGTGACACCGACGTTCCCAGAATTGACATGTCATAGCATTGACGACTTAGAGATCCTCCGCTCTCGGGAAAAGACGAGTTATGGTGTACCGCCGGAAGCGATTGAAGTTTATCGTCAGCAAGTGATTCCCTATTGGCGAGGGCGGTCGATTCGCGACCGCGTGTTCCCTCTCTTGCCGCAGACTTGGCATGACGCCTATGACGCGGGCGTGTTCACTGAATTCATGGAGCAGCGTGCCCCGGGGCATACCGTTTCGGATGGAAAAATCTATGTCAAGGGCTTGCTCGATTTTAAGAAAGAGATTGCCGATGCCGAAGCGAAGCTTGACGACTTGCGAGATATCGAAGCTTTTCAAAAACGCGAACAGTTATCAGCAATGGAGATAGCAGCGGATGCGGCGATCTTGTTTGCCCACCGCCATGCTGAACTTGCCCGTCAAATGGCCGAACAAGCATCGGAGCCAACGCGAAAAGCAGAACTGCTTCGAATTGCCGATGTATGCCAGCGAGTGCCGGCGTATGCCCCGCGAGATTTTCGGGAGGCATTGCAAACCTATTGGTTTTATCATCTCGGCGTGATCACGGAACTGAACGGCTGGGACTCCTTCAATCCGGGCCATTTGGATCAACACCTTTGGCCGTTCTACGAGCGAGAAATCGCAGCGCGTACTCTGGACCGCGAATCCGCAAAGGAACTTCTCGAATGTTGGTGGGTCAAATTCAACAACCATCCCGCCCCACCCAAAGTCGGCGTGACGGCCGCGGAAAGTGGCACGTATACCGATTTTGCGAACATCAATCTTGGAGGACTACGAAGAGACGGGACCGACGCGGTCACCGAACTCTCCTACCTGCTGCTCGAAGTGATCGATGAAATGCATATTTTGCAACCAAGCAACAACGTCCAATTGTCTCGCAAGAACCCCGACCGGTTCATGAAAGAGGCCGCGAGAGTGATTCGCAAAGGCTATGGGTTCCCTTCGGTCTTCAATGCGGACGGGGTTGTCGAACAACTCCTTCGACAAGGCAAAACACTTGAGGATGCTCGTGAAGGTGGTACCAGCGGCTGCGTCGAATCGGGCGCGTTTGGGAAAGAAGCGTACGTTTTAACCGGCTATTTCAACCTTCCTAAGATTCTCGAGTTGACCTTGCACAATGGATTTGATCCGCGCACGAAAAAACAACTGGGGCCGAAAACAGGTGATCCCTCGGAGTTCGCTACGTTCGAGGATCTATTCGCCGCTTGGCAAGAACAGGTAAACTACTTCGTGGAACTGAAGATAAAGGGCAACCACACCTTTGAGCAAATGTACGCAAACTATGCACCTGCACCCTTTTTGTCGATCATTATCGACGATTGCATCGCCAAGGGCCAAGACTACAACGCGGGTGGTGCACGCTACAACACCAGCTATCTCCAAGGGGTTGGCATCGGTAGCCTGACGGACAGCTTCGCTGCGATCGACCAGCATGTGTTTCGCGACCGAAGTCTCAGCATGAGCGATTTGCTCAAATATTTGGAACGCGACTTCGCCGACCAAGAGAAGCTACGGCAGTTACTGCTCAATAAGACCGCGAAGTATGGGAATGACAACGAGTATGTTGATCAAATCATGGTACGTTGCTTCAACACGTTTTTCAACGCGGTGGAGGGCCGGCCAAACGTCCGAGGCGGGGAGTACCATATCGATATGTTGCCGACGACGTGCCATGTCTACTTTGGTTCCGTTTTGGGGGCGTCCGCGGATGGAAGACGAAGCGGGATGCCGCTTTCGGAAGGTATTTCGCCCGTTCAAGGAGCGGATCGCAAGGGGCCTACCGCTGTATTTAAATCAGCTGCCAAAATGGACCATGCCAAGACGGGCGGTACGCTACTGAATATGAAGTTCTCGCCAGGACTACTGAAAGGCGAACAAGGGCTTGCCAACGTGACCCACTTGGTTCGCAGCTATTTCAAAATGGACAGTCATCATGTGCAATTCAACGTAGTCGATGTTGACTTGCTCCGCCGGGCACAGGCGAATCCACAGGCTCACCGCGATTTGATCGTACGTGTCGCGGGCTATAGTGACTACTTCTGTGATTTGTCTCAAGCTCTACAAGATGAGATTATCGCGAGGACGGAGCACGAATCGTATTGA
- a CDS encoding DUF1570 domain-containing protein translates to MATIFFISLIGEAIPATAVENIVFTEPAVGDAQSIERSVVAEVLVEAQDGGVMLLSDDGRIWMVQPEQIIRRSSNNEALSPIDDNTMAERMLKELPSGFSVYRTANYLVIHNTDENHVRQVATLFEQLYRVFFAYWNNQGWKLNEPRFPLVALVLANHDAFIDHAGAEIGDTANSLIGYYHLSSNRMTTFNVPDWERNIATIIHEATHQLAYNCGLQRRFADNPMWVSEGLAMFFEAPDRRNSRGWRGIGNVNQVNLKRWKQYVPKRPEESLATLLADDDRFRSPATASDAYAEGWALTYFLIKTMRDEYVDYMRTLSEGKPLVEQNERERIATFEKAFGMTLVEMDKKFTLYMRRVR, encoded by the coding sequence TTGGCTACCATCTTCTTCATTTCACTCATTGGCGAGGCCATTCCAGCGACGGCAGTGGAAAACATCGTCTTCACGGAACCGGCCGTGGGTGACGCCCAGAGCATCGAACGTTCGGTGGTTGCGGAAGTGTTGGTCGAGGCTCAAGACGGCGGCGTCATGCTGTTGTCAGACGATGGGCGAATTTGGATGGTCCAGCCCGAGCAGATCATCCGCCGATCCTCAAACAATGAAGCGCTGTCGCCAATCGATGACAATACGATGGCTGAGCGAATGTTGAAAGAATTGCCCAGCGGTTTTTCGGTCTATCGTACTGCCAACTATCTTGTCATCCACAACACCGATGAAAACCATGTTCGTCAGGTTGCGACATTGTTCGAACAACTCTATCGCGTTTTCTTTGCGTACTGGAACAATCAGGGTTGGAAATTGAACGAACCGAGGTTTCCGCTCGTCGCTCTGGTTCTGGCTAATCATGATGCGTTTATCGACCACGCGGGAGCCGAGATAGGTGATACGGCAAATTCGTTGATCGGCTATTACCATTTGTCGAGCAACCGCATGACGACATTCAACGTACCGGATTGGGAGAGAAACATTGCGACGATCATTCATGAAGCAACGCATCAGTTGGCGTACAATTGCGGGCTTCAACGTCGCTTCGCGGACAACCCGATGTGGGTGAGTGAAGGATTGGCAATGTTTTTCGAGGCACCCGACCGCCGAAATTCACGTGGATGGCGAGGCATCGGTAATGTGAACCAAGTCAACCTGAAGCGTTGGAAACAATACGTGCCGAAACGCCCCGAAGAATCGCTGGCAACACTGTTGGCCGATGATGATCGCTTTCGAAGTCCCGCGACCGCGTCGGATGCCTATGCCGAAGGATGGGCACTCACCTACTTTTTAATCAAAACGATGCGTGACGAGTATGTCGACTACATGCGGACGCTCAGCGAAGGCAAGCCACTGGTCGAGCAAAACGAGCGTGAGCGAATTGCGACGTTTGAAAAAGCATTTGGCATGACCTTGGTTGAAATGGACAAAAAGTTCACGCTTTATATGCGCCGTGTCCGCTAA
- a CDS encoding ABC transporter permease — protein MNFWFPLLSTLQLIAVVTTVSLLIGIPSAWAAETMACGRMVAKYASRLFILAMTVALAIPLILHAAIWESTAGKFGWLSLTGSGARSFEAFHGLVASGWIHAMVGSAIVTLATWCGTQSQSRAVIENSLLDASPLRAWWTIRLPLAWPWVLAATLINAGIAGTEMTVVDLYGYRTLADEFYLFYAANPNGLSIAIVCALPLCLALGLGTLLLVLHQPSGASLSAQEPIRVCEEQPSNWSIGISSFILLVSASLIVLVPIVGLFVKIGHDVAIVEGQIVSVWSIHRGVKEWLLAPRTFASEYQWTIVLGLATGLLSSLIAWPMAALGRRRAGIEKIFDVLSICLFCIPGPVVAIAVVNFFQFDVPIFRFLYEMTIVPTVIALSFRATSIAYWVLRSGYRGISDRVFEASALEMSSTKRFWRIDRPLIQGSLVTAIFVSAVFASGDVPVTLPVVPPGISTVGTRLFGLLHSGARYQEAALAIWHLMFVVSIAAVIAVGHRHWRARMSV, from the coding sequence TTGAACTTCTGGTTCCCACTCTTGTCGACTCTCCAGCTCATTGCGGTGGTGACAACGGTGTCGTTATTGATTGGCATCCCTTCCGCTTGGGCTGCTGAAACGATGGCTTGTGGCCGAATGGTTGCCAAGTACGCATCGCGACTATTCATTTTGGCCATGACCGTTGCCCTTGCAATCCCGCTGATCTTGCACGCCGCTATCTGGGAATCGACCGCTGGCAAATTTGGATGGCTGTCCCTAACCGGTTCAGGTGCTAGATCCTTCGAAGCGTTTCACGGTTTAGTCGCTTCGGGCTGGATCCATGCGATGGTTGGTTCGGCAATTGTCACTCTGGCCACATGGTGCGGCACACAGAGCCAATCACGAGCGGTTATCGAAAACTCGCTCCTTGACGCCAGCCCGCTGCGTGCTTGGTGGACGATTCGCTTGCCGCTCGCTTGGCCTTGGGTTCTGGCAGCGACCCTCATCAACGCAGGCATCGCAGGAACCGAAATGACGGTCGTCGATTTGTACGGTTACCGAACGTTAGCCGATGAGTTTTATCTGTTTTATGCTGCCAACCCCAATGGACTTTCGATCGCGATCGTTTGTGCTTTACCGCTTTGTTTGGCACTCGGGCTAGGCACACTTCTTTTGGTATTGCACCAACCATCCGGTGCCTCCCTGTCAGCACAAGAACCGATTCGCGTCTGCGAGGAACAACCAAGCAACTGGTCAATCGGTATTTCTTCGTTCATCCTGTTGGTAAGTGCATCCTTGATCGTCCTTGTTCCGATTGTCGGGTTGTTTGTTAAGATCGGTCACGATGTTGCCATCGTCGAGGGCCAGATCGTGAGTGTATGGTCGATTCATCGAGGTGTGAAAGAATGGCTGTTGGCACCGAGAACGTTTGCGAGTGAATATCAATGGACAATTGTTCTCGGTTTAGCCACCGGTTTGTTATCCTCTCTGATCGCCTGGCCCATGGCTGCACTCGGGCGACGACGCGCCGGGATTGAGAAAATATTCGACGTGTTAAGCATTTGTCTTTTCTGTATTCCTGGTCCCGTTGTCGCGATCGCCGTCGTCAACTTCTTTCAATTCGACGTACCGATTTTTCGGTTTTTGTACGAGATGACGATTGTGCCAACCGTGATCGCATTGTCCTTTCGGGCAACCTCAATCGCCTACTGGGTTTTACGAAGTGGTTATCGAGGGATCTCGGATCGCGTTTTTGAAGCTTCGGCACTGGAGATGAGTTCGACAAAGCGATTTTGGCGGATCGATCGACCGCTAATCCAAGGTAGTCTGGTAACTGCGATTTTCGTTTCCGCCGTATTCGCGAGCGGCGATGTACCTGTCACGCTGCCGGTGGTGCCGCCTGGCATTTCGACGGTCGGAACGCGTCTTTTTGGGCTTTTACACAGCGGTGCGAGGTATCAGGAAGCTGCGCTGGCGATTTGGCATCTGATGTTTGTTGTTTCAATCGCCGCCGTAATTGCCGTTGGACATCGCCATTGGCGTGCTAGAATGTCAGTATGA